The genomic stretch tcaaaacccaatcaaatAATTCCTCATCACACACTTCTTTACCCACAAAACTCCATTAAGAAACAAAGACATTAAGTGAGACTGTGAGTGTGTGTGTGATACAAGAAATGGCCTCAACAGCATGCTTCTTACACCATGCAGCCATCACCAGCCCTGCAGCTGGTAAAATCCCGTCTTCGCGCTACCCGGCTGTCATCATTAGACCTAACGTGGTGATCTGCAAGGCCCAGAAGCAAGAAGAAGAGGCCCGTATTGATAACGGTACCGTTTCGAGAAGGTTGGCTTTGACTGTACTCATTGGTGCTGCTGCTGTTGGTTCCAAGGTTTCTCCTGCTGATGCTGCTTATGGAGAAGCTGGTATTTTCCCATTTACATACATTCTTCGTCTTGTTTCACTAATTATAATATATGTTACGTGACTTGAGTTTAACACCCGTCAGCATTACAACTTATAGACTATagttatcatcatcatcttcctctaaGGGGTAAAAAAAACTATCGGAAAATGCATGTAGTGCCTTTGAGGTTTGATATTTTgtccgaaatacccaattttttgataCGAACAACTTTAAGAGACCATAACTCGTTTTATgagttcagaaagtgataattttttttccaaaacagtcggctttccgagaactacgatttgaagaaaaaaaaattgtcatgTTTGGATCCTGTACTTATGAGTTTTTGTATGTCAACGGGTTTttgaccgaacaaactttgagtgaacATATCTCTTGGTCACAAATTCCAAACTTTTTTTCCACgtcgtagttctcggaaagatatcaatttgaaaaaaaaaacaattgtcACTTTCTGAGCTTctaaacacgagttatgacctcttaAAGTTTTCGGAATAAAAAAATTGGATATTTCGGGCAAAATGTCAAACCCCAAGGACACTGCGTGCATTTTCCGAAACACTATGAACCTAAGGGACTTGGTTTCAGAGTCCATTGCCTCGGGCAATATGATCAAGATGTCGAATATCGGACTGAACTTAATCCTGAATCGGTACTAGCCCCATGAAAGGTTTTCGCGATCTATGATTTTATAAACTGGTCGCGTAAGAGAAAAATGTAATCTATTTTACGAAAAAAAATCCTATTAATTTTTTAAAGCATAACTAAATTGCAGCAAATGTATTCGGGAAGCCAAAGTCAAACACTGACTTCCTACCGTACAATGGAGACGGATTTAAATTGTCAATCCCGGCGAAATGGAACCCAAGCAAAGAAAAAGAGTTTCCTGGTCAAGTTTTAAGGTTCGAAGACAATTTCGATGCTACCAGCAACGTGAGTGTCATGATACAACCCACCGATAAGAAGTCTATCACTGATTTCGGTTCTCCTGAGAGTTTCCTCTCCCAAGTAATTCACCTTACTGTTACTCTCTCTTTAAGGGCTCCCTTGTTCTTATCTTCCGCGATATAATAGCTAACTAAACGATGCACTGATTTCGCAGGTTAACTACTTATTGGGACAGCAAGCTTACTTTGGCAAGACCGATTCTGAGGTAATTCCTCAAAAATCCTGGCTCGCAGTTTGCGTTGCAGACTTGCAGTTTCCGTTTTGTTTACTCATTGGCAAACTTTTAACAGGGTGGCTTCGACTCTGGAGTTGTGGCATCTGCAAACATCCTAGAAACAGACACACCAGTAGTTGACGGAAAGCAGTACTATTTCTTGTCAGTTTTGACAAGAACAGCAGACGGTGATGAAGGTGGGAAACACCAGCTGATTTCAGCTACAGTTAAAGACGGTAAGCTTTACATCTGCAAGGCTCAGGCTGGAGATAAGAGATGGTTCAAGGGAGCTAAAAAGTTCGTTGAAAGCGCTGCCACTTCTTTCAGTGTTGCTTAAACTAGCCTATGCCTATGTTATTGAGAGTTTCTATTGTATATCAACTTCCTACTTGTTTTGGGCATCTAATTTATCTGGACACTGTCAATTTGTTAAGATGTTGCCTCGGCAGAAGCTCGAATATATGAACACCAAAGTTCAAATTGTCAGCTGGTAAAGTTATTGAGACGTGGTACAAACGATTTAAATTTGAAACCTCAATTGTTCGTATACCTTTACACAAAAATCAGCAGTCCGCAAAGTATTTCCTACTGTTCACAGATTCCTAAAGATTATCTGATCATATCCATAAACTTCTACCAGTATGGCACGACTGTCTTCATCATCGACCCTTCATATTGTTAGGTTGCTGATTACAACAATAATTTCTCGCACCAACACAATCCACAGTTGCCATATACTAcgtataatttttttttcctaatGTTAACAATTCAAAGTCATTCACTGAAGATTATGTAAATACAAGCAGCAGTTTCAGAGTGCATGGAATCAGTTGCTTTTCTGTAAGAATAAACACGACTTGCTTTTCTTACAGCCAAACCGATGCTTCCCTTGTGTGAGAATGCACGGCAACTTCTTTTCACAACCCAGGTCATTCTATCGGCCATTCTCCTTgggttgttttatttattttattttttgggttatttcataacaataatccatcatattggtggtctgcaataatcactctATCCTATtaataatctcaattaaatccaacctaaccaccataccttctaataacgaaccagctgatatttttttgaagtttatgttggaatatttgatagtttttggacaacctagccggtatatgtgaagtttatgtgtaatattttcaagtgatgaatcaagaacttggtttatttgatacacGTAAACTTCAAAAAAtatcagctggttcgttattagaaggtatggtgtttaggttggatttaattgggattattgataggatggagtgattattgcagaccaccaataggatggattattgatATGAAATAACCCTTATTTTTTTCACCCATTTTCCTTCAATCCCAAGGGAAAAATCATTAATTGGTCTGAGGCCATGAATAAAAAAGGCAGTCGACTTCACTACCAAATTTAGGGCTTTCATCCTCCCGCCTAATGCAGGTCAAGTACTAATAGATGTATGTTGAAACCTCGACATGCACACGTCTAGGCCCTCACTTGACAGTCATCTGAGACCGAAAAGTTTGGCAATGTGATAAATTTGCATAATTCAATGTTTCAGTCAAATTAGAATCATGTTTAATCAACGCGGTTTTTTTTTTCAGAATATCTCATCTAGATGACGAAAAAGATACAGTTAGCCACACAAGGGGATAAGGAATTGCagggaagaaaaaaaaaggataaCAGAATGATTGTCACAATTAAAGGCATAATCCACATTTTCTTGGCATGTATAGTCATTGAGAGATATCTTAACGAAAATTTACAAGAAATGAACCACAATAGAAAAGAACGATTACATGCCTCAATAAGCTGATGATGGCTCTGACTAAGGCAAAGGTTTTAAATTGTGCCATTGCCATTGCAATGATGGTTTCCATTGCTCTGAGTAACTCTTGGCCTGATATTCACTCCATTTAGACCCCAAATCCGTATTGTACGGTCATCACTAGCCGATGCTAGCATGTGAGGGTCCGCCGGATTCCAGCTCACACAGTTGACAGCTCCAGAATGGCCCGGCAATACGTCTACGAGCTGTCCTGAACCCCGATGCCAAATGTACACCTACAAGATAAGTTGAATCGTAAATTGCAGTGGCAAATTATACCTTGTCAAGAACGTAGGAGTAAATACTCTGATCCTATGTTACTTCGACACTTCACTTTTGCAGCATGCTACATGCTGCATTCCTTACGCTCTGACATGACACGTTACGACACTGCACTTTAGACCAAAATTCAAAACCTTTTTCAAAAATAGTCGTGTCGATAACATGTCAAGTCCGACACTTGCAGCCAAGTGAGGTGCAATATGGCCCTATTAACTCAACGTCTCATTTTAGAAGGGCTATAGCAATCGTTGATTCTCGTTCAAATCCAGATGACAAACTTTTCTGACAAAGTCCAGTTTTGGTATCAAAGGCCATAAACAGTTGGAAAACCTAGTGATCATTTAAGAGTAACATGAGTATTTACTATAGAACAGATGAAAATCTATCAAACCACCCCACATAATCAAGCTGAAATGACCTATATTATATAGACAAATGCTCGCGCTATTTGTTTAACCATCCAGAAGTAAATCTCTAATTGCAATGTTTGGTACATGTGGCATTCCAAATTTCCATACTCATGAGTCCATGACCTCTTAAAGCCAATGTAGAGCTCCATGGGCTTAAGTCATGATCAGAGTACAAATTCTCACAATTAAGCTTCGATTATAATGAGAACAAGATCCCCGTTACTCCGACTAGGCTGGAAGTGTCGGGTGTAAAATGGCGTCAGAGAATTAGACATGGCCATTATGAAAAAGTTTTCATGTGTGTGGCCAAAAAAGAAGTGCTAAGTGTCGTGTTTGGATGTCGGAATGTTAGGCATGTGAACTCAGCCAAAGTGAAGTGGAGAACTTATAAGTGGGTAGAAAAAGGTCTCGCACATAAGTAACCCTATAATCAATGAATTCATCCGCCCACTTACACTCTTAACATTTCACTTGAACATATGTGCTTATTCCTCCATCAATTTTCGAAGTTCCCACTTCATTGGGCACATACATGAATTTACGAATATATGGTGGAAAATGCAAGCTGGAGAAAAATGTGGGTAACAAAACATAATGGCcacaaacaacaaacaaaagaggaaagattTTGAAGGCAAGAAGTTTGAGGAAGTTCGACAATGGCCAAAAATAACAAACAAAAGAGGAAGTTGGACAATGGATGaagcatgaaataagtgttttcCTCCGACCTCAACCACAAGGTAAAGGTATCCAGTGGTGAGAAACATTATACCACCGCAAGTCCACACAACACAGTAAGACTACCGTAAGTCCCAACATACCAGAAACACAAGGCCTAACAATATAAGTATACACCCATGCTATTTGTCAGCAGATCTATTGAAACAACAAAATCTCACGTGACCGTAAGAAATCTGACATCAGATAAACACAAGTACAAAAAATAGAAACTCACCTGTGAATCCTCACTCCCGCTGGCAATGAAAGATTGCTCAAGCCCACCGAAGCAGGATCTTATTAGGAACCTAGATCGTTTATGGCCTTTGTACTTTGCCACAAGCTTGGCATCCCCATCTATTGTCCAAAGATGGATTTCCTGGTTAATAACACTAACCAGTAAAAATTTGCTATCGTTTGAGAGGCAGAATGAGGTTATTGGGTGGTCTTCCTCAATAAAATGTTCCACATTGGTTTCCTTATTGTATATCAGGATTGATTTTTCTCTGCACATGCTTATGATTTGCTTCCCATCACGCGTTATCTCCAGATCCGAAATCTTAAGTGTTCGGTGACCTTTCCAGCATTCAACCTCTTTCCCATTTAGATCCCACATGCATATGCTTTTATCGGACAAGCCACCAAATACTGTCTTTCCGTCAGGCGACCAAGCACAAGAAACTACAGGAAAACCTGCCTTCTCGTATACTTGAAGGCATTCGCCGGACAAAACATCCCATCGACGTACAGTCTCTTCTGTGCCACAGGTGAGAAGCTGTTGGTCATCTGGGCTCCACGATACTTGTGCAACTGATTTTTGGTGTCCATATAGTCTCTGCTTCAAAATAACTTCTCCGTTTACAACCTATTtacacaaaaatgaaagaccaTATCAGCTAGAAATCGAGCAGTGCACACAATGTGTCTCAACCACTTTCATTTGTTTAATTCCTAAAATGAAAGGCCAATTTTTCCTTTAACCAAAGCAAAATACCTGTCAAATACTCAAATTTCTTACAACCAGCAACAAATTTTGAAATGCAATACTCCAGCCAAAAGAAGAGGTTTATTTATGGGTACAAAAGATAGCCAATTATCAGCAGGCAGTGAAATCAAGCTAGCTACAACTTACAATCATCCAAGCTTGGAAGTTTGTATTTCTAAGTTGTTGCACTTCTAGAATGTCTTATTCATTAATAATTTCTTTTGACAATGTGATGTTGCATCACGCAGATAAGAAAAATCAGAAATAGATATTAATCCACCACGTCTTTAACTGTGAAGGGACATATTACCTCCCATATAATAGCTGACCGATCGTTGGAAGCTGATGCTAAATATTTTCCTTTATGAGAAAATTGTAAAAACCAGACTTCATCCTGATGTTCTTCTAATATCTGCGCATAAATCAGTAGAACATCCTTAG from Silene latifolia isolate original U9 population chromosome 2, ASM4854445v1, whole genome shotgun sequence encodes the following:
- the LOC141643639 gene encoding WD repeat-containing protein 26 homolog translates to MGGVKDGQPPLKRLRLSFSGSNSLSRDLIAEEPIDSTSLGDLMARPIQCQGEEEVIGSRGVIRRNEFVRLIAGSLYALGYQRTGACLEEESNIPLQSTTVNLFMQHVLDGKWDESVSTLHKIGLEDETIIKSAKFLILEQKFFELLNDGKTMDALMTLRMEISTLHIKTNRVHELSSCLLSQSESQNGHMDSLRTKPRSELLEELQQLLPPSIMVPARRLEQLVEQALTLQRGTCIFHNSSDQEMSLYADHHCGKNNIPSHTSQILEEHQDEVWFLQFSHKGKYLASASNDRSAIIWEVVNGEVILKQRLYGHQKSVAQVSWSPDDQQLLTCGTEETVRRWDVLSGECLQVYEKAGFPVVSCAWSPDGKTVFGGLSDKSICMWDLNGKEVECWKGHRTLKISDLEITRDGKQIISMCREKSILIYNKETNVEHFIEEDHPITSFCLSNDSKFLLVSVINQEIHLWTIDGDAKLVAKYKGHKRSRFLIRSCFGGLEQSFIASGSEDSQVYIWHRGSGQLVDVLPGHSGAVNCVSWNPADPHMLASASDDRTIRIWGLNGVNIRPRVTQSNGNHHCNGNGTI
- the LOC141643638 gene encoding oxygen-evolving enhancer protein 2, chloroplastic-like: MASTACFLHHAAITSPAAGKIPSSRYPAVIIRPNVVICKAQKQEEEARIDNGTVSRRLALTVLIGAAAVGSKVSPADAAYGEAANVFGKPKSNTDFLPYNGDGFKLSIPAKWNPSKEKEFPGQVLRFEDNFDATSNVSVMIQPTDKKSITDFGSPESFLSQVNYLLGQQAYFGKTDSEGGFDSGVVASANILETDTPVVDGKQYYFLSVLTRTADGDEGGKHQLISATVKDGKLYICKAQAGDKRWFKGAKKFVESAATSFSVA